CGTGCTCGGCCCCGGCGAGTTCGGCGTCCTCATGCCCGACATCGGGCTGCGCCCGGCCACGTCGATCGCACAGACGATGGTGGAGAAGCTGCGGGCACAGCTCTTCGTCGCCGGGCCGCAGGCGCTGCGGATCGACGCGTGGGGCGGCCTGGTCCGTTTCGAGGCGCACGACGAGAGCAGCAGCATCGACCTGCTGATCGACGCCGAGTCGGCGTGGCGGCACGCGAAGGAGAGCGGCGCCGTCCTCAAGGCGCTGCCCCGCCCCGCTCCGGCCGACGAGCGGCAGGAGGCGTGGCGCACGCGGGTGCGCGCGGCGGTCGCCGGCAACGGGTTCACGCTGTACACGCAGCCGATCCTCGACCTGCGGCTCAACCAGATCACCCGGCAGGAGATCCTGCTCCGCACGCTCAACGACGCGGGCAACCCGGTGCCGCCCTCGCCGCTGCTCGACATCGCCGAGCACGTCGACGAGACGCTGCCGATCGACCTGTGGGTGATGGACAACGCGTTCGAGCTGATCGCGCAGGGGCCGCCCACGCCGCACTACCAGATCAACGTCTCCGGGCGGTCGCTCGGCGAGCCGGGGCTGCTCGGGCGGGTGCAGGACCTGCTGCACAAGCACGATGTCGACCCCCGCCGGATCACGTTCGAGATCACCGAGACCGCGCGGATCGACAACCGGTCCGGGGCGCTCTACTTCGCGCGCGCGATCCGCGAGCTGGGCTGCCAGCTCGCGCTCGACGACTTCGGCGCGGCGTACAGCTCGTTCATGTACCTGAAGTCGTTCCCCATCGACCTCGTCAAGATCGACGGCGCCTTCATCACCGACATCGTGAACTCCCCCACCGACCAGGCGCTGGTGCGCTCCATTGTGGAGGCTTGCCAGGCGCACGGTGTGCTGACCGCCGGCGAGTACGTGCGGGACGCCGCGACGATCGAGCTGCTGCGCGGCTTCGGCGTCGACTTCGCGCAAGGCTACGAGGTGGGCCCCCCGATGCCGATCGCCGGCGCGCCCGCGTCGTCCGGCACGTCGATCGAGTTCGACCTGCGAATCGACTCCCCCGCGTAACCCTTTTGCGGTTGATCAGGGAGTTGGTGGGTGTGTCGGCCGGTGTGTCCACCCACAGGTCCCTGATCAACGCCCCGGGTGGCCGGGGCGGGCGGGGGCGCTGGAAATAGGGTGGGTGGGTGACACGAAGCGTCTACGTTGCCGGGCTGGGGCCGGGTGGCGGCAAGTCGACGATCGCGCTCGGCCTGGCCGAGCTGCTCTCCCGGCAGGTGGAGGGCATCGGCGTGTTCCGGCCGCTCGCTCCCAGCGCCGAGGGCGGGCGGGACGCGATCCTCGACCTGCTGCGCGAGCGGTACCGGATCGAGGACCCGTACGAGGACCTCTACGGGGCCACCTACTCCGAAGCGGGTGAGCTGATTTCCGCCGGGCGGCGGGAGGAGCTGATCGCGCTGATCGTCGGGCGCTACCGGGAGGTGGAGCGGCGGCACAAGGCGATGGTGATCGTCGGCAACGGCCTGCGGGCCGACGACGAGACCGACGAGCTGGCGTTCAACGCGCGCCTGGCCAACGAGTTCAGCAGCGTGGTCGTGGCCGTGGTCGACGGCCTGGAGCAGGACCCGGAGGAGATCGCCACCGCAGCCAGCGGCGGCTACCACGGGCTGAGTGACCTCGGCGCCACCGTGCTCGCGGTGATCGCCAACCGGGTGCCGCCGGGGACCGAGATGCCCGAGCTGCCCGTGCCGGCGTACGCGGTCCCTGAGGTGCCGACCGTCTCCGCGCCCACCGTCGCCGAGATCGCCGCTGGGTTGGGCGCGACCCGCCTGACCGGCGACGACGCCGCGCTCGACCGGGACGTGCTCGACTTCGTCGTCGGCGCGGCGCACGTGCCGCTGATGCTGGAGCACCTGACCGACGGCTGCCTGCTGATCATGCCGGGCGACCGGGACGACCTGCTCGTGGCCGCCGGCGCGGCGCGGGCGGCCGGCACGCCCGCCATCGCCGGCGTGGTGCTCACCCTCGGTGTACGGCCCGATCCCCGCGCGATGCGGCTCGTGGAGTCGCTCGGCGCCGGGCTTGCCGTGCTCTCGGTGGCGACCGACAGCTACCACACCGTCGAGGCAATCGGCCGCATCGAGGGGCGTCCCACCGCCGCCAGCCCGCGCAAGGTGGAGGCGGCGATCGGCGCGTTCGAGTCCAGTGTGGACAACGAGGAGCTGATGCGCCGGCTGGACGTGGCGCGGGCGCCGCGCGTGACGCCGCTGATGTTCGAGTACGAGCTGATCGACCGCGCCCGCCTGGAGCGCCGCCACCTCGTGCTCCCCGAGGGCACCGAGGAGCGGATCCTGCGCGCCACCGAGACGCTGCTTCGGCGTGGCGTGGCCGACCTCACGCTCCTCGGCGACCCGGACGAGATCGCGCGCAAGGCCAAGGACCTCGGGCTCGACATCGCGGGCGCCTCCATCGTGGACCCGGCGGCGAGCCAGTGGCTGGACGAGTTCGCCGGGATGTACGCCGAGATCCGCCGGCACAAGGGCGTCACCCTCGACCTGGCCCGCGACGTGGTGCGGGACGTGAGCTACTTCGGCACGATGATGGTGCACACCGGGCGGGCGGACGGCATGGTCTCCGGCGCCACGCAC
The window above is part of the Phytohabitans houttuyneae genome. Proteins encoded here:
- the pta gene encoding phosphate acetyltransferase, giving the protein MTRSVYVAGLGPGGGKSTIALGLAELLSRQVEGIGVFRPLAPSAEGGRDAILDLLRERYRIEDPYEDLYGATYSEAGELISAGRREELIALIVGRYREVERRHKAMVIVGNGLRADDETDELAFNARLANEFSSVVVAVVDGLEQDPEEIATAASGGYHGLSDLGATVLAVIANRVPPGTEMPELPVPAYAVPEVPTVSAPTVAEIAAGLGATRLTGDDAALDRDVLDFVVGAAHVPLMLEHLTDGCLLIMPGDRDDLLVAAGAARAAGTPAIAGVVLTLGVRPDPRAMRLVESLGAGLAVLSVATDSYHTVEAIGRIEGRPTAASPRKVEAAIGAFESSVDNEELMRRLDVARAPRVTPLMFEYELIDRARLERRHLVLPEGTEERILRATETLLRRGVADLTLLGDPDEIARKAKDLGLDIAGASIVDPAASQWLDEFAGMYAEIRRHKGVTLDLARDVVRDVSYFGTMMVHTGRADGMVSGATHTTAATIRPAFEIIKTVPDVSVASSVFLMLLADRVLVYGDCAVNPDPDAAQLADIALSSADTAARFGVEPRVAMLSYSTGSSGAGADVEKVAAATALVRERRPDLPVEGPIQYDAAVDPGVARTKLPGSTVAGYATVFIFPDLNTGNNTYKAVQRTAGAVAVGPVMQGLRRPVNDLSRGATVKDIVNTVAITAIQAATS
- a CDS encoding EAL domain-containing protein, encoding MDLDDILALAASHQPTVFERASASRNTRWVQQQYARAKADGRDLVGDVDPRDPLDGDTGEIPRITRTAQLAKQGTVRWDAATNELAWSDEMSLIFGRAPGVVRQSLETLIGLVHPDDERRIREAATSAWRERTATELTCRVVQPGGITRWVHCYIEVLTGTAGEPTGLIGTAQDVTELELARQERERRARRREIVERASGSFGPGTGLRDRAGFSDELDRARRTGSGVLLIVATEPQGGTEPQRLSEVVATFVMQVARRVDICGVLGPGEFGVLMPDIGLRPATSIAQTMVEKLRAQLFVAGPQALRIDAWGGLVRFEAHDESSSIDLLIDAESAWRHAKESGAVLKALPRPAPADERQEAWRTRVRAAVAGNGFTLYTQPILDLRLNQITRQEILLRTLNDAGNPVPPSPLLDIAEHVDETLPIDLWVMDNAFELIAQGPPTPHYQINVSGRSLGEPGLLGRVQDLLHKHDVDPRRITFEITETARIDNRSGALYFARAIRELGCQLALDDFGAAYSSFMYLKSFPIDLVKIDGAFITDIVNSPTDQALVRSIVEACQAHGVLTAGEYVRDAATIELLRGFGVDFAQGYEVGPPMPIAGAPASSGTSIEFDLRIDSPA